From Ascochyta rabiei chromosome 16, complete sequence, the proteins below share one genomic window:
- a CDS encoding kinetochore-associated Ndc80 complex subunit nuf2 produces MSYGPRMSMAPRTTSHGAHNQRAPAPQENDAFMTLPDSEIAGCITDIGITFTVADLQKPNPQIIQKVFEWLAELLMNTTREVVAPAMRAAAEDMCGDGAERLFTSDTRDLMAFFVILRKLLRECGIQDFTFADLYKPTHHRLVKIFSYMINFIRFRESQTGVIDEHFNKAERTKLRIEQLYNDKEAKELQLAQLQRNRSATERLMQEKEKRNAELRNRLLELKRGQEAVVEKLERAKAEQARLKEMLQQKVENKENVQREVIKLKPYTQQSPTALEDSLRDLNDRLSADKSYIDSLDRRARALQTSHDSFGVVTADVTSCTRLLTDVQADLAKEEEELAKASRHRDALADRSNNVRDVERQERLLQKQLSNVNGRTEKLKTKGNEEAERARKRMEELRDTHSKLTEERGEKGRDMERRRVRIEQTEKKMAELKDNIENEVHAAHDEYLKMESHIKLYITEMEQSI; encoded by the exons ATGTCTTACGGTCCGCGCATGAGCATGGCTCCGCGCACCACCTCCCATGGAGCTCACAACCAACGTGCGCCTGCACCGCAAGAAAACGATGCTTTTATGACACTG CCCGACTCTGAGATTGCCGGGTGTATAACAGACATTGGCATCACTTTCACTGTCGCAGATCTCCAGAAGCCCAACCCTCAGATCATACAAAAGGTCTTCGAATGGCTTGCGGAGCTGCTCATGAACACCACGCGCGAAGTGGTTGCGCCTGCGATGCGTGCCGCTGCAGAGGATATGTGCGGCGATGGTGCTGAGCGTTTGTTCACGAGCGACACGCGCGATCTGATGGCCTTTTTCGTCATCCTCAGGAAACTGCTGCGAGAG TGTGGCATCCAGGATTTCACATTCGCGGACCTCTACAAGCCAACACATCATCGACTGGTTAAGATCTTCTCGTACATGATCAACTTTATAAGATTCAGAGAGTCACAAACAGGAGTCATCGACGAACACTTCAACAAAGCTGAGCGCACGAAGCTCCGCATCGAGCAGCTGTACAACGATAAGGAGGCGAAAGAGCTGCAGCTCGCTCAACTCCAGCGCAACCGATCAGCCACCGAAAGGCTCATGCAGGAGAAAGAGAAGCGCAACGCAGAACTCAGAAACAGGCTACTGGAGCTGAAAAGAGGTCAAGAGGCGGTTGTAGAGAAGCTTGAGCGCGCAAAGGCAGAGCAGGCCAGGCTCAAGGAGATGCTTCAGCAGAAAGTCGAGAACAAGGAGAACGTGCAGCGCGAGGTCATCAAGCTGAAGCCGTACACACAACAGAGCCCAACAGCACTAGAAGACTCACTGCGCGACCTCAACGACCGGCTTTCCGCCGACAAGAGTTACATCGACTCTCTAGACCGCCGCGCTCGTGCTTTGCAGACTTCACACGACTCATTCGGTGTGGTCACGGCCGATGTCACATCATGCACTCGACTTCTGACAGACGTTCAAGCCGACCTAGccaaggaagaagaagagttgGCGAAGGCATCACGGCACCGAGATGCACTTGCAGACCGCAGCAACAACGTTAGAGACGTTGAGAGGCAAGAGCGACTTCTGCAAAAACAGTTGAGCAACGTCAATGGGCGAACCGAAAAGCTGAAAACAAAGGGCAACGAGGAGGCAGAACGCGCACGAAAGCGCATGGAGGAGCTGCGCGATACGCATTCCAAGCTGACGGAAGAACGGGGCGAGAAGGGCCGCGACATGGAGAGGCGGCGAGTGCGAATCGAGCAGACGGAGAAGAAGATGGCGGAGCTCAAGGACAACATTGAGAATGAGGTGCATGCTGCGCATGACGAGTACCTGAAGATGGAGAGCCACATCAAGCTCTACATCACTGAGATGGAGCAGAGCATCTAG
- a CDS encoding CCA tRNA nucleotidyltransferase, whose amino-acid sequence MASETPPSSVRLELTEVETKLRQLLLDVAAYIDQQPTPNEEPTAVQVPESLAKEKIVLRWTGGWVRDKLLKVGSHDIDLAINKMTGEHFGLKLQEYLEIPGNAEKHGLMEKTDETDETDETDKTDKTDKTDKTDKTDKTDKTDKTDKTDKTDKTDKLSGKDKAKRIAPGLHKIEANPEKSKNLETATTNIMGIDLDLVNLRKETYNEVSRNPQMEFGTAEEDAVRRDATVNAMFFNLHTCQVEDFTGQGFDDMAAKIIRTPLEPVQTFKDDPLRVLRLIRFATRLDYIIDSETEKAMANPEIQEVLKIKISRERVGIELEKMLRGPRPRMALELINRFGLYRTVFTDPTRHLPAEPETSLFQPAFEFVDSVVHGSFKDSVIADQLVRNADEQYLAWIGATMMPWADAPTVPHQKPLQRPYFPAYLVAREGFKAPNKVCDVVAASLSSSQEIRSLVAQCARGLQRPDTINPTNDATARDTLGMAIRRWGSSWRTQVLFNLIYEVVLGNTSQEQLLRSYSSFLSHLAKLEILDADTFKPLLKGTDLAKALSTKPGPWMKDALDVVMAWQLRNPSATDPAEAIEAVKKARESDSELPQRLASHLLKLTIPPFFPQTKPTSAIELPSKPAPWKDPHNDYVLGLLGWSIKALDRKAIEQNWHLLVPPILKMIDDAEAKYKARGCQLLQQLLSALVYQPRPNDVPTKPSPSFSSQTPAAFLVRTGYRAVFASTLWPLFTYIPSLTPEAESVIIFQSLYDPLRSLATLSVSPAKQTQFLDKLIREGCLAPLSHLPTPSSYPDLACTILRQLPDTIPLLGIETIKHLPSLIPLLASILQDPFVLAHGHLCLAALAALQSVLQNTWPRVPAHRAAVALGLSVLRQRCEEEEEEEEEEGEEAIDKGSQEVAVRTQIRHELKQTAGLLDVILSHSEVRQTWEAEKRELVRADEGLQGFFEDG is encoded by the exons ATGGCTTCAGAAACACCACCAAGCTCGGTTCGGCTCGAGCTCACAGAAGTCGAGACCAAGCTCCGCCAACTTCTGCTCGATGTGGCTGCCTACATTGACCAACAGCCCACTCCAAACGAGGAGCCAACTGCTGTCCAAGTGCCGGAGAGCCTTGCAAAAGAGAAGATTGTACTCCGCTGGACAGGAGGCTGGGTGCGCGACAAACTGCTGAAAGTGGGCAGCCACGATATCGACCTTGCCATCAACAAGATGACAGGTGAGCACTTTGGCCTCAAGCTGCAAGAGTACCTGGAGATACCAGGAAATGCCGAGAAGCATGGTCTGATGGAAAAGACCGACGAGACCGACGAGACCGACGAGACCGACAAGACCGACAAGACTGACAAGACCGACAAGACTGACAAGACCGACAAGACTGACAAGACCGACAAGACTGACAAGACCGACAAGACTGACAAGACCGACAAGCTCAGCGGCAAGGACAAGGCGAAAAGGATTGCGCCTGGCCTTCACAAGATCGAGGCCAACCCTGAGAAATCAAAGAACCTGGAGACAGCAACAACCAACATCATGGGTATCGACTTGGATCTCGTCAATCTCAGGAAAGAAACGTACAACGAGGTCTCTCGCAACCCCCAGATGGAGTTTGGCACTGCTGAAGAGGACGCTGTCCGAAGAGATGCCACTGTCAACGCCATGTTCTTCAATCTGCATACATGCCAGGTCGAGGACTTTACAGGCCAAGGCTTCGACGACATGGCTGCCAAGATCATACGGACTCCGCTCGAACCCGTCCAGACCTTCAAGGACGACCCACTCCGAGTGCTGCGTCTGATCCGCTTTGCTACCCGGCTGGACTACATCATCGACTCCGAGACGGAGAAAGCCATGGCGAATCCAGAGATCCAAGAGGTGCTCAAGATCAAGATCAGTCGAGAACGTGTGGGCATCGAGCTGGAGAAGATGCTAAGGGGCCCTCGACCACGAATGGCGCTCGAGCTCATCAACCGCTTTGGCCTCTACCGAACCGTGTTCACGGATCCCACAAGGCACCTCCCAGCCGAGCCCGAGACAAGCCTGTTCCAACCGGCTTTCGAGTTTGTCGACTCTGTTGTCCACGGCAGCTTCAAGGACTCTGTGATTGCAGACCAGCTTGTTCGTAATGCGGACGAGCAATACCTCGCTTGGATCGGCGCTACCATGATGCCATGGGCCGACGCACCAACTGTTCCTCATCAGAAACCTCTTCAGCGACCCTACTTCCCTGCCTATCTCGTGGCCCGGGAGGGGTTCAAGGCTCCCAACAAAGTCTGCGATGTCGTTGCTGCTTCGCTAAGCAGCAGTCAAGAGATCCGCAGCCTAGTGGCACAGTGCGCCAGGGGTCTCCAGCGCCCTGACACCATCAACCCGACCAACGATGCGACTGCCAGAGATACATTGGGTATGGCGATCCGCCGTTGGGGCTCGTCATGGCGGACACAAGTTTTGTTCAACTTGATCTACGAGGTCGTGCTCGGCAACACATCGCAGGAGC AACTTCTTCGCTCGTACTCTTCCTTCCTCTCGCACCTCGCCAAGCTTGAGATTCTGGACGCAGACACCTTCAAGCCTCTGCTCAAAGGCACCGATCTTGCCAAAGCCCTCTCCACCAAACCAGGTCCTTGGATGAAAGATGCTCTCGATGTAGTCATGGCCTGGCAACTGCGCAACCCATCAGCTACCGATCCAGCCGAAGCCATCGAGGCCGTCAAGAAGGCCAGAGAGAGTGACAGTGAGCTTCCCCAACGCCTCGCCTCGCACTTGCTCAAGCTTACCATACCACCTTTCTTTCCACAGACTAAGCCGACCAGCGCAATCGAGCTGCCGTCCAAGCCCGCTCCATGGAAGGATCCACACAACGACTACGTTCTGGGCCTGCTGGGCTGGTCGATCAAGGCGCTCGATAGGAAAGCAATAGAACAGAACTGGCATCTACTAGTTCCACCTATCCTTAAGATGATCGACGACGCCGAGGCCAAATACAAGGCGAGAGGGTGCCAACTCCTTCAACAGCTGCTCTCCGCCCTCGTGTACCAACCGCGACCCAACGATGTGCCCACGAAACCCAGCCCAAGCTTCTCATCCCAAACACCCGCCGCCTTCCTCGTACGAACCGGCTACCGCGCAGTCTTTGCTTCGACCCTGTGGCCTCTGTTCACCTACATCCCCTCCCTCACCCCAGAAGCCGAGTCGGTCATCATCTTCCAATCCCTCTACGACCCGCTGCGCTCCCTCGCCACGCTCTCCGTGTCCCCAGCCAAGCAAACCCAGTTCCTCGATAAGCTGATACGCGAAGGCTGCCTAGCGCCTCTATCGCACCTGCCCACACCGTCGTCGTACCCAGATCTCGCGTGCACGATCCTCCGCCAACTGCCCGACACGATACCACTCCTCGGCATCGAGACAATCAAGCATCTACCCAGCCTGATCCCCTTGCTCGCGTCGATCCTGCAAGATCCGTTTGTGCTGGCCCACGGGCATCTGTGTCTTGCGGCGCTCGCGGCGCTGCAGAGCGTGCTGCAGAATACGTGGCCGAGGGTGCCCGCGCACAGGGCGGCTGTTGCGCTGGGGTTGAGCGTGCTGAGACAGCGGTgtgaagaggaagaagaagaagaagaagaagaaggagaagaagccaTTGACAAAGGTAGCCAAGAGGTAGCTGTCAGGACGCAGATCAGGCACGAGCTCAAGCAGACGGCGGGCCTGCTGGACGTGATTCTGAGCCACAGCGAGGTGAGGCAGACGTGGGAGGCGGAGAAGAGAGAGCTGGTGCGCGCGGACGAAGGACTACAGGGCTTCTTCGAGGATGGATGA